The genomic window TGTGTGACCAACGACTTGCAGCAGGATGTCTCGCACGCTTCCGGTCGTTGATTGACAGCAATTCGCAGCGCCTCGAGCCAGCCTGGGTGACTACTTGATCTCGTAGTCACCTTCGGAGAATATTGCCTTCATCGAAGTGATGTTCCCGTCCTTGTCGAACGTCATGACGTCGATGGGGGACACGTCGACCGTGGAGTCGGGGAGTTTCGTCGAAACCCGGAAATGAAACGCAGCCGTCTGTCCGCTTTCGCGATACGTCAACAACGTTGTGGTGCAATCGAGTGCCGCGGCACCCTCGTAGAAGTCCGCGATCGCGGCTCTTCCGACCTTGGGTGGAGTGCCTGCAGGATCTTCGACGGTTGCGTCGGCGGTGTACAACGCCGCAATGGCCTCGGCCGTACCGGAGTTGATCAATTCCAGGTACCGCTCGACGGTGGCGCGCTGGATTGAAGCTGGAGCAGGTGTAAGCGTCATTCACGCAGCCTATTGGTGTGCTGTGCGTGCTGCG from Rhodococcus sp. P1Y includes these protein-coding regions:
- a CDS encoding nuclear transport factor 2 family protein — its product is MTLTPAPASIQRATVERYLELINSGTAEAIAALYTADATVEDPAGTPPKVGRAAIADFYEGAAALDCTTTLLTYRESGQTAAFHFRVSTKLPDSTVDVSPIDVMTFDKDGNITSMKAIFSEGDYEIK